A genomic segment from Centroberyx gerrardi isolate f3 chromosome 22, fCenGer3.hap1.cur.20231027, whole genome shotgun sequence encodes:
- the LOC139908679 gene encoding carbonic anhydrase 1-like, with amino-acid sequence MSHAWGYATDNGPEKWADNFPIANGPRQSPIDIVPGEASYDAGLKPLSLKYDPSTSLDILNNGHSFQVTFLDETDSSTLEDGPISGIYRLKQFHFHWGACDDRGSEHTVAGTKYPCELHLVHWNTRYASFGEAASQPDGLAVVGVFLQIGAKNDKLQKVLDAFDAIKAKGKQTTFTDFDPATLLPGCLDYWTYDGSLTTPPLLESVTWIVCKEPISVSPDQMAKFRGLLFSAEGESDCCMMDNYRPPQPLKGRNVRASFQ; translated from the exons ATGTCTCACGCATGGGGATACGCAACGGACAACG GACCAGAGAAATGGGCTGATAACTTCCCTATTGCCAACGGACCCCGCCAGTCTCCCATTGACATCGTACCTGGCGAAGCATCATACGACGCCGGGCTGAAGCCGCTCAGTCTGAAGTACGACCCTTCCACCTCCCTCGACATCCTCAACAACGGACATTCCTTCCAAGTGACCTTCCTTGATGAGACCGACAGCTCAA CTCTGGAAGACGGACCCATCTCAGGGATCTACAGGCTCAAGCAGTTTCATTTCCACTGGGGAGCGTGTGACGACAGAGGCTCTGAACACACTGTCGCTGGGACCAAGTATCCTTGTGAG cTCCATCTGGTGCACTGGAACACAAGGTACGCTAGCTTTGGTGAAGCTGCCAGCCAGCCTGACGGACTTGCTGTTGTAGGAGTGTTTCTCCAG ATTGGTGCTAAAAATGACAAGCTTCAGAAGGTTCTTGATGCCTTTGATGCCATCAAGGCCAAA GGCAAGCAGACCACCTTCACCGACTTCGACCCCGCTACGCTGCTCCCAGGTTGCCTAGACTACTGGACGTACGACGGCTCTCTGACCACACCCCCTCTGCTGGAGAGCGTTACCTGGATTGTCTGCAAAGAGCCAATCAGTGTCAGCCCTGACCAG ATGGCCAAATTCCGCGGCCTGCTCTTCTCCGCCGAGGGCGAGTCCGACTGCTGCATGATGGACAACTACCGCCCTCCTCAGCCCCTCAAGGGCCGCAACGTCCGCGCTTCCTTCCAATaa
- the rbis gene encoding ribosomal biogenesis factor, protein MAKNKQKGKKQKNVFQVANKQTKHKNKAKPVTTTLKHINAVKNEKVESLNQIFTEVQRDVKSVSKSVAPEPKKPAKVVREPPKESVNVDNAAQLFSQL, encoded by the exons ATGGCGAAGAATAAACAAAAAGGGAAGAAACAGAAGAATGTCTTTCAAGTGGCAAACAAGCAAACGAAGCACAAGAATAAAGCAAAACCCGTCACGACAACACTCAAACAC ATCAATGCAGTGAAAAACGAGAAGGTGGAGAGCCTCAATCAGATCTTCACAGAAGTCCAGAGGGATGTGAAGAGCGTTTCCAAATCTGTTGCTCCTGAACCCAAGAAACCAGCAAAG GTTGTCAGAGAGCCACCAAAGGAATCTGTAAACGTGGACAATGCTGCCCAACTCTTCTCTCAGCTATAA